gatatcctcagtgagggctgtttctaaTCAAGAGATTCCTTGTGCCACTCGCTCATCATTGGCaagaacaagacaccaaaaattcgaatatcctgattgaattataagatatccacaatgagggctgtttcttatcaagaggttccttttGTGCCActtgtcaccagcaagaacaacaaggcaCCAGGGCGAGTTTTaatatagactggtattatctttaactcgattgaaaatgaatttcgagTTAACCCGCAGGTTCATGTTAATACCACTCTATTAAACCGGGTccagaaattcaaattttcctgACTTCATGAAGAGCCAGAATTCCCCGATGTTCTGTAAGAACCTGAAAAGACCTCATTTCACTCACTGATTTACTCCGTATTTTATCTTACCGTGTGTTGGTGTATGTTTTCTAGCTCTCGCCGACCAGAAACTAAAGAAACAAGGAGTTCTGAGTTCATCGCCGTCGTTGATACAAACCGAAGAAGAGATCAACGATCAACTGGAACGAGCGAAACTAATCGACAACATCGAGAGAGACGGATTCGATCAGACCGCTTTCAGATCAACGAAATCACAAAAGGTTCGGAATATTTCCCGGGATTCTTACAGATCGTGGAATCCGAAATTCCCTTGACCAAAATTCCCTTGTTTGAATGATAGAATAAATCCTTGTGTCAATCgtcaacaagacaccaaaaattcaaattccctgattgaattataagatatcctcagtgagggctgtttctcaTCATGGAGTTCCTTGTGCCACTCGTCACAAGCAAGAATAAGACACCAAACAAAAATTCTAAATCCCTGACTTTTCAAGAAACAGGGTCAGTCCGCTTTTCCCTGCAGGGAAAAAAAGCGAAATTCCATGATCTGTAGGAACCTTAACTTTGAAGACTTAAGATTGTTGCCACTTGAAAACAGTTTGAAGATTTACCGGTAGTAAAGTAGATGTTCTTATAATTCGACCATTGTAGGAGGATGGTATCGTTAATCTACCCAGTCACAACGATGTTATATTCGGTGCTGAAATTCCGCAATTCGCGCCGACTAAACCTAAAATCATGTATCAGGAATCGGACACCCCGTTTCATCCAATTGTAAGTATTTCGTCCAGGTTTTCCCTTAACCTCTGCCCTTTTAAACTGATTctctgaaaatattcaaatcattgaaGTTGCTCCCGTTCAATTTTCTCCATCTCTGGTTCGAAATCCTCGGCaatgaatttatcaatttcaaaccCTTCGGGTCACGTATGAAAGgcagaaaacctgttatcgctgctttgcagctatatttgtttactattattatatttcagtATTACGAGAGCGATGAAGTGAAATTCGAACGCTGGAAAATAAGATTAATGGAAATGAGAAAACAGAAATTAGCAGAAATGACTATTCACTGACCGCTGCCCCCCACACCCCCTAGATGTGTACATACATGCTTTATGCCTTCGTAATTATTAAATGTATCTGCAATTTTTCTACACTCAATAAATATATTGtacatatttttcaacaagtTTCTTTACTCATGCTAAGTTCGGTTCTGTCAGGGTGGCCGCTTGTATTCGACTTGCTTCTTCTCGGCGATTATTCCCCAGCACGCACGCTTTTTTCCCTGAATTGATCTGCTACAGTCAAATAATATAAGTCGAGAATGATATTCTcttacatgaaaataaactagaaAATCTTGCTCACAAGGAAGAATCATCATCAAAGCATTACAGAGTTGTTCATCGCTGGTTTTTAACTGGAGTAGTGAACTGTGCGCTGAATCCAGTTCCTAGTTTCATCTCTGCCGATGAAAACCGGAATAAAACAAGTTTAATATACATTCATAGTTTATTACTGGTAAATATAATCATCACAACAGTTTTAAATACATAGTCggaaaaatcatcattattgaaCCTAATTGGAGAAACCACTGCGAAATGAGAGATAATCACAAGATGATTGTCACCTAAAACACGATTTATTGTTTGTTCTTTTTAGAATTAACGACTGTATTCACAAGATCTTTTATAGGTAGAATTTCGTAAAGACCGTCCCTTGTGGGGAGTTGGCATAGGTGGCGATATAATAACTCAGCCTGGACGCTGGAACCCCTTTGACATTCAGCATTTtacgaaatccaatttctGATCGTCCACGCTTAACGTGTATTCAGCACTTCTCACGAGAGACAGTGTCAATTGAGAGTgaactacagtggaacctcgttaaaaCGAACTCGgctacaacgattcatcggatataacaaatatagaatagcGTCTCAAGTAagaaaatttaattaatttcatactggatttAGTGAACTATAGGTtttaacgaacagattttctgataGTTCACTGTAACAAGGTTCCGCTGTACAAACACcggacattagacattttatcagcgcactttcaaaaactgatcatccacacttcacatcagttcagaacttcacctgagacattttaaattgaaaatgaacaacaaatgccagacattagacattttatcagcacgcTTAAATGTTGAATGTCTGAAGGGCTGCAGGTTCCATGCTGTAGATTAATGCCTGCAAGAGAAGACACCCCCCAATAGGAACATTTAtacaaaatatagatatatagaacAATAAATCTACCAGTAGCAAGAAGAGAATGCACCAATAGTAAGTATCAGCAATATCGCTGTATCTACGCTCGTCATTCTGTGTTACTGTTATATATCCATAGCAACTGCGCGTTGCTATAGCAGATAACGATGTAACACTTCCGACGTAACCGTAGATACAAATCACAAAGTCGAGTTTAAGCACCTACCGGTAATGTGTAAGTATATACAGAgcataaacaaaatatatcgTGAAAATACTTTGCCTTTTTCTCAAATGAACCTTACTCGGAAACTGTCGGGTTTCATAGACCAGGTATTCACGTAATCGCCTGGAGTAAGTGGTTTGCAGTTTTACaccgggatccagttccgcagttctgagttaacaacatcgaaaattaactaatttcaattcccaactcacaactgtagaaccggACCCGGGTAACAAAGTCACCCATAAATTATCAACCTGGGCCTGGTGTTATAGACCGGGTATCGAAGTTACCCCTGAGGGATAAATCCTCAACCTGGGTGATAACTAACacagtaacaatgagaaactaTGGAAATAACtggcaaatttcaaaatgttccagGGATTATTGTGCTCCCCCCCGACCACATCTATGAATCTCAGCCCTGAAATATACTTTCAACCCCAGAGCAACTTAAGTAAACATATCTCAGTCTTCACTCCTGGAATGACTCGCCCTCAATAACCCTAGACTATTATAACAGAAAATTACATTTCGTCCCTTCTctcatatatgaaaataatttgtgtggctttaagaaaataaaactattttgtgaccttcattcattcaaatcatTGCGATTACTACTAAATTAAATGCAATCAGATAACTGAAAATCCGATCGAAGGGAAAACACCCTACGTATATACACTACTGTGATAGGAcgatacatagatatataaagtaTGGAGTTTAGATGTAGAAATTACAACAAGTAGAAATATAGCAATATAAGATTTAAGGTAGAACcaactaaactaaactatcGGGATATACTACTAAAACTATAGTCATTGTTATCTCTGACTAGaactacaaatatatatattattattattattattattattattattattactgctATTGTAAGCTGAATCTAAAAGATTGATGAACTCGAAACTTTCTTAATCGTGGTTTATACCGGTATCAATCTGCTGCACAGACGGACCCCACTCTCTTCAGTACAGTACTTCACCCGAGGCATTCTTAAGTGGCAATCAAACTACTAATACCAAATATTATCCATTTTATCAGTGTactttcagaaactgatcgtccacacttcacttcacctgagacattttcaattgaaaatgaactacaaacacaagatattagacatttaatcagcacattttcaaaaactgattgtccACACTTCACTTGTGTTAagtacttcacctgagacctgacattagacatttatcagcacatttttgaaaactgctgatcatccagacttcacactACAATATTGATTACGTGAAGGCTCTGTCCAAGCGGCAGATTGATACCTGTATTAAACCAGTCTAATCTCTATTACTATATATTGCTGTTAATCTCAAGAGACATTAATCGTTTGGTAGAGTATTGATTGATATTAACAAACTAGAGGAGTATCTGTAAAGaattgtatgaaatattcccaGAATTTCTAGGAATATCTAAACTATTCAAGCGGTGGTGGAGTATCCAGTGGGCGATCTAAGCTACTTGTTcatatttatccattttcaCGGATCTGGCCAGACAACAGGCGAGCAGCGCTCCGATCAGCTGAGGATGaagaaaatagaattattGAACTTCTATTTCTATCCCGAAACGATTGCCTCCTCCTCCAgtaaggattcgaacctgatggcatcgagactcgtCACGGtacaaaaccctgccacactagaccgctACATGCGCaacttagatgatgtcattaaaatattagccaatcagaaatcccgttttatttttgcCCGGGGTTTTTCTGtgtatagttcttccgtgaaatttgtcACAGCAATTATACAACAgaaaatctgattggtgccgcaagttttcggtctactgtggcaggttcgtgccgtggctgagtctcGAGCGATGCCTTCAGATTCGGATCCCTACCGAGGGAGGATGAAAAGTAAATCAGGTTTTATTGTATTGTGATTGATATTTACCATGAGGAACGAAACGCCGATCACCGATCCTCCGATTATACTGAAATTATTCTTCATGAATTCCGTCACGAGTTTAAAACAGccctgaaaatcaaatcatcgaTACGACATTTAAAAATTCCTACAGACGGCAGCGTAATACAGAAAGACTTTAAAAAATCCatattttaaccctttcagtgcatttacaccgcagtgcggtgtatgaatcgttgcggtgatggattttggtagtacatcgcactgcggtgtattgatgtaattagtaccataatcagtttttatctctattgaaagatggcagcacctgtcaaacatagtgaaatactagtaactaacgagacaccgcgctgcggtgtagatgcactatagtggtattcccattattcaacacactagggtggattttttcaaaattttcaaattatctccagcactattgggtattgattagtcagcactgaaagggttaaacatgCTAAATTCATCAAGTTAGgtctagatgtatatagatccctccggtagtatgtaaatagtatgttgtaaataacatttATTACGGCTTAAAATAATcttatttccttttttttgtaaataattgtaaatactgttttttcctccatattccatggaaatggttggagtgtaataaatattcgtattcgtgtATATCTCGTTTCACAGTTTTGCCCCTATAATATTGAAATCCTTCAAAATCGATGACAAATCGAGACACGACTGTTGAACGTATAAACGTACCTTGGTGTAAATGGCGTTGGGATCTTTCGTGTTGCATTTCGGTGTCTTGCAGCAGCTATCCGGAATCCGATGACCTAGTTTATCCCAGTCGGCGGTACTATTCATTCCACAACAATGTAACTGCAATAAAAACATCACCGTaacaaaatcaacagaattgaAAGATAAAAAGAAGTTAATTGATATTCTGGGGTaagttgctcaaaagtggTTTAGgctaaaagaaattgataccctgtttctcatttctggcCGCCTATCTATCCTGTACATAACTtcttttaaaatcatgatcaagcttataataacagacccggcagttatagaaattaactgattacgAATGCTATCGCAGTTTACTAAAGTGACCCGGTCgtttaggagaaacaaggtatcatttttagtcTTAGATTTAGCCTGTGGACGAACACCATGTTGACAACACATTTCAATCGTCACTAGGCCAACAGCATCGTAACGTACCCCCTTTTGTAAATCATCGACATCCTTTGTTAATTGTTTATCAGTTCCGTACTTGCTGTATGCTTTATTCAAACCCTCTTCAAATCCGGATTCCAACtgtaaacataaaaacataaACATATTATATACACATGTTAGTATGAATACTTCATGGACCTACTTAAATTTGGTTTCATAAATGATCCCTAAATTATCTTGAGTAAGTTTGTCCAATTGTCCAATTATTTACTTCACTTCGTCCCCTTAATTACCTAAGTCCTCTTCATTTCCTAATTAAAGTTAGTTTGTCACCCTCTGAGTCCCAGTTACACCCCTACGTACCTCAGTAAGTCCCCTTAATTATCTCAGTAAGTCCTCTTAATTATCTCAGTAAGTCCCCCTTAATTACCTCAGTAAGTCCCCTTAATTATCTCAGTAAGTCCTCTTAATTATCTCAGTAAGTCCCCCTTAATTACCTCAGTAAGTCCCCTTAATTATCTCAGTAAGTCCTCTTAATTATCTCAGTAAGTCCCCCTTAATTACCTCAGTAAGTCCCCTTAATTATCTCAGTAAGTCCTCTTAATTATCTCAGTAAGTCCCCCTTAATTACCTCAGAGAGTCCCCTTAATTATCTCAGTAAGTCCCCTTAATTACCTCAGAGAGTCCGCTTAATTATCCCAGTAAGTCCCCTTAATTATCCCAGTAAGTCCCTTTAATTACCTCAGTACATCCCTACATTTCTTCAGTGTGACGTACCTGTCCTTTGAAAACAAATCCCGTTATTCCGGCAGCTAATTCAGCGATGAACATTAAAACCAGGAATactgaaaactagaaaatcaaaataactaAAGTTAGAATCAATGAAACAATGCACTCCTCATTAGTCTGTACtggcatcagaccacaattaggttagtGGCTCAAAGATGCGTAGGGCCGGAgcccaaaaatagtacctagagtgaAGTAGAGGTCCTCTATAAATGTTGCCATTatttctgcaaatgggataggtaacgaatttcggttatatgtatgaaatccattaGTCCTGagatacccctcctttctaaagctttgattatttcaaaagttaggttggtTATGTGGCGCGAgaaccacttcaatgcgtagctaagatgctggcctatgagccataagcaggaattcccctgaatttacgcgcttatatatgaactaaactctcgaatttcttgtttttactataggatatagaagattttgtaGTGGTCTGAGCTCTACTGGTAAAACTGCTCACAGTTGGGTGAATTTACTAAAATCTAGTTGGAAATACATTATTTCCCTCGTTCTGAACTTGGACAGCCCCAATGCAGCAGTTTTAATGTACAGTTTACAGTGTTCTTCTGAATCAAAGTATCCTATCGAACAAAATTCAACCAGAAATGTGTATCAAAACCCTTTTAATGCATCAGTTTTTGATTTAGCAGTGTATTGTTTGTTGCAGTGTATTCTtattactaataaaataatgataataataataataataataataataataataatactaatattagtagtagtttttatctcaattaaaagatggcagcacctgtcaaacataatAAAATACTAGTAAGTAACGATACACCACACTGCTGTGTAGACGCACTTAAGTGGTAAACCTGTTATTTAACACAATAGagtggattttttttaaatttttaattacCTCCACAGCACTTTCGGGTATTAATCAGTCAAATTTGACACGATAGTTCAATTAGTTCACCAGGGGGGTATTATTCACTCTAGATGAGTGCGAAATTAGCATCAGGAGATTTCGTGTAAATTGATGCAGTCAGTGACGCAGTGATattgagagggagagagagagagagagaaagagagagagagagatgattCTCTGGAGAAATGTGAATTCCAGTCACGTAGACGCAGAACAGTGAGTCACATACTAACTGCCACATAGCTGCTACTCCCACTCAATCGGTCAGAATCGTCGGATTctagaatttttttcatggtgGTTTCGCAACCGGACATAAATCGCGAGTCGCCCTCATTTATAAGCGCCGAGTTAACAAAACCGCGAACACACGTCGCGcgataaacaataaaacatataaatacTTAGCGCGTCACTATGGCAACAGTAAGAGACGCCGAGACTCGGGCGGtagttgaaatgaaatcgTGGAAATAAAACGACACTCGAGATTGCATTTCAACAGCGCAGCTCTCGGGATAATCGCTGCTCGTTTCGAAATCACAAtaagacatttgaaaaaagaaaaacagctCCAAAAACATTAGTAACATAAAACTAACAGCATTTTTAGAAGTCGATGAAAAGTGCTGTCAGTAACGAGCTGAAGTTTTTTCAGGAAGATTtcgttgaaatatgaaagaaaatttatctcaaattaatcagtaatcattGTTGAGACCCTCGGTAACGTCATTAGTTAGGATTTGATTCAGAGTTGACACGTTGAAaacgaactgatttttaaCTCGAACTacttcacaactgtggaactgaatccagtatTTCTCACCGCGAAATCAGTGTTATTGACGAGCTGTATAACCACTAGGCAAGTGAACTAGTTCTATTGGTCTACTGGTTAGCTGTATAACCACTGACCAAGTGAACTAGTTCTATTGGTCTACTGGCAAGCTGTATAACAACTAGGCAAGTGGACTATAGTTCTATTGGTctactgggtccagttccacagttcagagttaagatttgacccgagttaactcattgaaaatgaactaatttcaactcagagttaactctaactcacaactgtggaactggatcctggttaGCTGTATAACCACTGACCAAGTGAACTAGTTCTATTAGTCTACTGGTTAGCACCCTTGCTTTCTACGTAAGACACCCGGGTTCAATTCCCAGTGAGTGCACATTATTTCACAGTCACTTCTCTTAATCATTACATCAGGAACGACAGTTGAGTTGACAGCAGTTCGGATCAAGCGATCAAAAACTCCGCAAATTACTTCCGCTGAAAAAGATGGGTTTTCAGATAAGAAGTCGCACTTACCACGTAGAGCAGAATGGAATAACCTTTAACCGTGCAGCAACAGCCCAGTGTGCCGATGATAATAATGGCCGCCCCGATTCCGATCAGGATGTACGGGGCCTGCGGGTAGTAGGTCGTCGTCAGTTCCATGTACCGATACAAATCTAACTTCATCCATATTCCCAGAGCTAATAACGCTATACCAGTCACCTAGAAATAATACATAGTCTCAAATATTACTCTGTACCCTATCAGGGTTCTTATAGATCAGTCATACTTGGATATAGGGAGTTTGAATCAAAGGAACAAGCCTTGAGGAAGTGTCTGCGTTGcgttcatatcccaattactatagactcctcctaaatcagtaTTGTTTATCTCGAtaaaccattaattcagtggttttgtagCCTGACCAGATTTCTATCCTTAACACAACTGAATTTGGTTTATAATTCATAACTgcctaattgggtaaaaacAATCCAGGTCCCAACTATAGCGATTTAGGGGTTTAgtagtctactgtacaactaaaaactagacaaaaattGTTAATTAcctttttctcaaaattgaagacgTTTCAGGCATTATAAAAGCAGTTTCAAGTACATTTGAAAGTATTTTCGATTTAGCGAGGGTTTCAACAATGTTAACAGGTACTGATTACAATTCCTCGTTTCATGTTTCAATtacagtttcatgaaaaacggTTCAGTTTGAAATTGTTGCGCAAGAATCACAATGTACATACAATCCGAATATCCCGAGGGACCGTATCGAAGTACCGCGTGTATTATCTGTTTAATCAGTCGTTGATCGCAATATCTTTGATAAAATGATATGAGAAAAATCCCACTTGAATAGATAGCTAAAAGTTTATTCAAAAGTACTAGGTAGCAAACacccaaaatatttctaatatcttTAGTCAACTTTTAGCTaccaattcatttattgtggggGATTTTACTCTTATTATCCGTTGAACTCGAGGGACCATATTATCGAAGAACCATATCTGGTTAACCCGAGGGACCATATCAAAGTCAATGTATGCATCGAGTATGAAATGATATTCGACTTGAAGTCAAACAATGGGCAacactttcatcaaatatttcacGCGATCAAAGTCCACATAGATATATGAAAACTGCTGTAAGTCACGACAAATGACAAATATATCGTAGATATTAATACTTCACACGATATCATCATCGCCGCGTGGAGTATCAGCCGGTTACCATGGTAACGTGATTCCGAAATTGCGCACACAACGCGAAACAGACACAAGTTCACTACGATAATTCACCGATAGCCTGTGAAATATAACCGCTCTCAGGGTGGAACTATAGCTGTTATTCCCATTTCGCCTTTTCCTAATTCGCCTTCAAATTAAGACAGCGTTTTGTGGATCAGATCGGACCCCAAATTTTCAAAGTGACAATCAAATAAAGCGtcatccatttcaaataatcaaaataaaaaatgccTTACTTCGTTGGTTTGGGGTTTAAAACATGAATTACTGCCCTCTCTATTCGTGGACAGTTCAGTAATCGTAATTAGCCCATTTACGATTAATTAGGTCGTGTTTTAATTAGGTAATTCTAAAACTTACCCAGAATATGAAGTTGAAAACCATCATTAACGTTTTCAAACATCCTATTGCTGCTTTCCCGGCCATCTCGTCTTCGTAGAAGTATCGGTTGCTCGGCTATATTCAGAAATGAATGAGAGAGACTTAATTTTCTGCGATATTTTGCTTTTAGGACGTGTGACCTGTGAACACAAAAACCGTGCACGTGGGCTGAACCAATGAATTTATCTATAGCCCTAGCCCAGTCCCAGTATTTCGATTCGGGCAAGGAATTTCACCAACAACAAAAAGGAAATGGACGCTTTTTTCTGATTAGAAGACTAAAATCGGCAATTGTTCACAGAACTGGCAGTAAGCTCACGGCATGAAATCGATAGTTCCACAATTGATTAATGAATGACAATTAGTAGAATCCAATATCAGACCCCAGCCCATCATCAGgagatttttttcaagaagGGGGACCTCAAATTTTGATTCTAAAGTACTTAAAACTCCAAAAAGGCCGGAATTagcgaaaaagaaaacaatctaACGTTAAAAACGCGAAGGCAAATTCCATTTCTGAATCAACTATGAAACTGATAAGTCggtaaattatcaatttacgCAATTAAAAATGCGAAAAACAATTCTTACCTTCTCACTGTCGTACTCACTTCCTGGTAATCAGAGCCACCTGTCGACAATTGATGACACTAACCGGGGACAAAAAATAACACTAACATTTCCGATCCGATCAAATATTGTGAATTTGGTTTTAAATTACCAATTTTCTTAAtgtgattttca
This sequence is a window from Tubulanus polymorphus chromosome 9, tnTubPoly1.2, whole genome shotgun sequence. Protein-coding genes within it:
- the LOC141910854 gene encoding tetraspanin-7-like, whose translation is MAGKAAIGCLKTLMMVFNFIFWVTGIALLALGIWMKLDLYRYMELTTTYYPQAPYILIGIGAAIIIIGTLGCCCTVKGYSILLYVFSVFLVLMFIAELAAGITGFVFKGQLESGFEEGLNKAYSKYGTDKQLTKDVDDLQKGLHCCGMNSTADWDKLGHRIPDSCCKTPKCNTKDPNAIYTKGCFKLVTEFMKNNFSIIGGSVIGVSFLMLIGALLACCLARSVKMDKYEQVA